GCGAGGAGATTCCAGGCACGCGTCGATCTTATTCGAAGGTCTTTTTCCGGGCAGAACATGCCTGACCTGTCAGATGAACGTCTTTTATTGCATCCGGAGGAATGGCTTTTACCCTGGCTCGGCAGAATGCGAACAGCCCGGGACCTTTCGAATCTGGACCTCCTTCCCGCGCTCAGGGCTCAGCTCTCATGGAAACAGCAGCAGTTCCTTGAGGAACAGGCTCCAACCCACCTGTCAGTGCCGAGCGGCAGCCGCATCGCTATTGACTACATTGCAGGAGAGATGCCTGTGCTCGCGGTCAAGCTTCAGGAGATGTTTGGCCTTGCCGACACGCCGACAATAGCCGGGGGCAGGGTCAAGGTGCTTCTGCATCTTCTTTCTCCGGCGCGCAGGCCAGTGCAGGTTACCAGGGATCTGGAAGGTTTCTGGAATAACGGATATCAGCAGGTCAAAAAAGAACTGAAGGGCAGATACCCAAAACATCCCTGGCCGGACGATCCCTGGAACGCAGTGCCGACGAGAAAAGTGAAAAAACGCGCAGGTTTGTGATGCAGGAGGGCCGGATCGTCCCTCCTGCATCCGGTCCTTCCTGCTATTTTTTCTTGTCTGTTTTTGCTTCGATCTCAGTTGCTTTCATCTGATACTGGATTGTCACCTTCGATCCGACCTTGAGATCGCCGGTGACCTTTGTGGTCTTGTCGCGTGCGATCTCCCATTTTTCCTTTCCCTTCTGGACAACGATCATATCGTCTTTCAGCTCCAGCACCGGACCTGTCACCTGGTAGTTCTTAAGCGATCCGGCGAATGCAAAAGAGGCCATAACCATACACAACACCACAACCATAATCACATACTTCATATATGCTCCTCCTTGTACGGAAAATGATCCGCCCGTCCGGGCAGTGCTATCTCTTCCCCTTGCCGAAGATCGAGCCAAGTACGCCGCGAATGATCTGTCGGCCGATCTGACTGCCGATGGCATGTGCGGCGCTCCTGGCCATGGCCTGAAATATCTTTGTGCTTTCTGAGACAGGTTCGTGGCCTGTCTGAGGAGACGCCGTAGGGGGCATTGCCTCTGCTGCCTTTTCCTTAAGTTTTTCGTATGCTGATTCTCTGTCCACAAGCCGCTCATAATGACCCGCGAGCACGGAACTGCTGATAACAACAGAGCGCTCTGCATCCGAGAGCGGAAGAAGCCGGCTTCGGGGCGGGCATACCAGTGCCCGTTCTACGATGCCGGGCACGCCTTTTTGATCGAGGAATGAGACCAGTGCTTCGCCGACGCCGAGTTCCATGATAACCGTTGCAACATCGAGATCCGGATTGGCGCGAAATGTTTCTGCTGCTGCTCTCACTGCCTTCTGTTCCTTTGGCGTGAAGGCGCGCAATGCGTGCTGTACCCGGTTGCCAAGCTGGCCGAGCACATCTTCCGGGATATCGAGCGGGTTCTGCGTTATGAAATAGACCCCGACCCCTTTGGACCTTATAAGGCGGACGACCTGCTCGATCTTGCCGGATAAGGCCTGGGGAATGTCTTCAAAGAGAAGATGCGCCTCATCAAAAAAGAAGACAAAGACCGGTTTGGGAGGATCTCCCACTTCCGGCAGCTGCTCAAAGAGTTCCGAGAGCATCCAGAGAAGAAACGTCGCATACAGTTTGGGTGACTGCATAAGCCTGTCAGCTGAAAGGATATTGACCATGCCCCTGCCCCTGCTGTCTGTCTGCATCATGTCCTGAAGATTGAGTGCCGGTTCACCAAAGAGATGTTCCCCTCCCTGCTCTTCCAGTGCAAGCAGGCTCCGCTGTATTGCTCCGGTGCTTGCGGCAGAGATGTTCCCATACTCACTCTTGAACTGATCAGCCTGCTCGCCTACGAATTTCACCATGGAGCGCAGGTCCTTGAGATCGAGAAGAAGCAGGCCGTTGTCATCGGCGATCTTGAAGATCATGGTGAGCAGGCTGCTCTGGATCTCGTTCAGATTCAGGATCCTGCCCAGAAGAAGAGGGCCGATCTCTGATATCGTTGTCCTGAGCGGATGACCTTTTTGGCCGAAGACGTCCCAGAAGATCACCGGCAGCTCCTCGAATTTCATATCTGCCATATTGAGCTGCGCAGCACGTTCCCGTATCTTTGGGTGTTCACCCCCTGCCATTGCCATGCCGGTGAGGTCACCCTTAATATCGGCCATGAAAACCGGTATGCCGATGGAGCTGAACTGTTCGGCCAGGACCCGAAGCGTGACTGTTTTGCCTGTTCCGGTGGCTCCGGCAATGAGGCCGTGACGGTTTGCCATACGGGAGATAATGCCTATCTCGTGGTCGGTTTTGGCAATGCAGAGTGATTCAATAACTCCTGCCATGAAGCCTCCTCAGTAACGCTGGATAGTGAAAAAATAATGCATCATAATATCACGTCATCAACGAAATGTGAATAAGACTGCCTGCTTCCCGCAGAAACTGCGCAACAGCACCGGATGTCCGCCCTTTCAGGGTCCTGTTGTTTATGCTTACGTATCTCATGTGTATAATAATCATCGTGACAGGGATCTGAGAGCTCAGGGGGACTAATATGGCAGGAGAACTAAAACGATCAAAGGCCGGATTGCGGCGGGGCACGGCAAGGATCATCGGCATTATCTTCATTCTCATCATGCTGGCTGCAGGGCTGATGCTCGGCACCGAGTCGACGCTTTCACTCAGACGGGACGATAATGGCGCAGTCACGGCGGTGAATGCCTGGCGCATTGGCGGCCATATCACCCTGCTGAAGCGGACGGTCCGGAATCTGCGTGAGGTAAAGATGCAGGCAGTGTCTCTGACCGAGCAGGAAAAGCGCTCCTCAGCATACCGCAATACCTTTGGGATGCTCAGCGTACCGGAGCAGGTCGTACTGCTCGGCGACAGCATGCTGCCGTATCCGTACCGGGAGGATTTTTCACTCATCAGGGCGTTTCTGGGGAACAAGGCAAAGAAAGCGGCCTCGCTGCTTCATCCGCTTGATATCCGCCGCAAGGTCGCTTCGTGGGTGCTGCTGGCATTTGCCGTGTTCAGCATTGCAGGCATGATCGTGAAAATGGTGACCGGCAGGGACCCCCTTGCCAATGCACCCAGAAAGGTGAAGCCCCTGCCGCCGGCAGTCGGTCAGGCAGTATTTATCTGCACAATCGTTGTTCTTATATGGTTCTTCTCGGCCGGACATCGGGTGTTTGGTCCGGTGGCGGCGAACAAGGTCCGCCAGCTTTTCGAATCTGCAAAGGCGGATAATGCGGCGGGTATCGAAAAAGCAGCGCGTACCGGGGTGTTTCCGGATGTACGCGATGATCAGGGTACAACCGCCCTGATCGTCGCAGCGCGGATGGGAGCGGCAAAGGCAGCGGAGGCTCTGCTCAGGGCCGGGGCCAATCCTGATGCGAGCGATCTGAGCGATAATACCGCCTTACTGCTTGCTGTGCGGGGCAGCCATGTTGATACTGCGATGCTCCTTCTTGATGCCGGCGCGGATGCCGGACTTGCTGATATGAACGGAAGAAACGCCCTCCATATGGCGGCTGAAGGGGGTGATCCGGCAATGATCAGGCTTATGCTTAAGGCCGGTCTCAAAGTCGACGGAGCAGATGCTCATGGCTGGACCCCACTCTTTTTTGCGGCCGCGAGCGGAAGTGCTGATGCGGTCACGACCTTGCTGAATGCGGGCGCCGATGCCCGCAAAAAACTGCCTGACGGCCGTACACCCGTAGACCTTGTGCAGGCTGACCCTGCAGTGAGTGCGGTACTCATGAAGGCAGCAGGCCGCTGAAAGGGCTGTTTACCCAGGCCCCTGCGCTCCGTAGGTATAATCTGAAAATGAATGAGTGGTGTGGCACCATTGCATAAATGAAAAAGACAATAATGTACGTGGAACTCAAATCGGGATTTAATGACAATGGCCCAGCGTGGATCGGCTACATTGCATATTCCAAATCCGGACAGACATTTTACTTCAACGGCAAGGCATTCAAAAAAGGCTCGGGAATAAGCGGAAATTATTATGATCTGGAGACCGGAGAAGAATACTGGATATCAGGAGTAAAAAAGAATCGACAGGACAGACACTGGACAGGTTCAGGCAAAGTAATGATAGATAAGAACTGCATAGATGAATACCTGAGAATTATCGGAAAAAGCAATTTAGACGAAAGACATTTTGAAATTGTGTCACTCGAGCCTTCAGCATCGTCCAAGGAATTTCATGAAGTCGAAAATAGAAAACTATAACAACGGCGTCAACCAGACGCGGAATAACCGCTTTTGGTTTTTATCTTTGGTTTTTTCCCGCGCTGGTTACGCCCGGCGTTCTCCGCTCGCTTCGCGAGCATTCGCGCCGCTGCGGTTTCCGCTCAATTCCGCCATTGTGGATAATAAAATAAATGTATTTTACTGAATTAATACTACCAATAATTCTCTATGGTATTCTCTGGGGTGCGTTCCATTTCTGGGGCTACAGTAAAACAATTCAGAAAGTAAAGACAAATCCTGAAAAATACTCAAAATTCACCATACTCATCTGCCAGAGACTTACTCTTTTTCCGAAAATTGTAATATCATTCCTCACGGCCGTTTTGATCCCGTTTCTCGTGATTGCCATAATCAATCTAATCTCATTTCTATTGGGTTTAATGATGTGAAAACATTCCACAACAAGCAAATCAACCCGATGCAGAATTGCGTCGGTCGGTTTTCGCAGGCCGCTTGCCTGCGCAGGTTATTTAAGTCGTAAACATAAAATGATAAAGAAAATACTACAACAAACATTTGCCGCCAGCCTTCTACTTTTTTCAATTGGCTGTGCCTCAACCAGTGGCCGTGTCCCCCATCCGCCGACATACAATGATTTTATTAAACTACAAACGCCAAATTACGACGAAATGAATGCCGAGTTTTTCCTGCGCCGCATTGAGTTAATGAACTGCATTTCTGCCTGCGACAACTCAGAAGGAAAAGAAATCGGATCAACAGAGCAACGCAAGAAAGAATGTATTAAGAACAAAGAAGATGAACAAACTATAAAAGAGATACTTCAGAATTTGCAGTTCAAGGAAGCTATGCAGCTTACCGAAGAAGAAATCAACAGGATTCGGCGTTTAAACAATTCACACACAATCATAGGAGCTGCTATACAAACCGAGACAGACAATTCTCTCGGCACTGTGCTTCTGGAATCCGTAACCGCATCGGAAAGGCCATCGGCGGTCGCCCTGTTATCCTTAATCGACCGCTATTTTGCTTCCAAGGAAATTGCAGGCAGCAATCTAACGGCAAAGTTGCAGGAAACCATTATGAAACTGCTTCAAGCAGCTCCAGATAATGCTCTTTCCTATTATCTCAACGGCTACAGATTGCAAAATGAAAAGAAAGCGAATGATGCGCTAATACAAATACAAGAGGGTAATGCAAGAAAATTTACCAACTACTCTAAAGAAAGATTTTATGGAGTAGTAGAAGCAGTAGAGTCGGTAGGCTATTCTCAGTTTACTGCACGCCAACATGCAATAAATTTTGCCAGTCCTGCGGAACTCTACTCTCAATTACTCAAAGCGTGCAAGGCGCTCATCTCAACAGGCAAAAAGGAAGCTGCGAAAAAGGAATGTCTCAGCATGGGCGAGAAAATTGAATCATCGAGTCTGACTACCTTTGAGAAACTTCAAGGGCTGATGATTCAGAGTCTTGCATATAGAGACTCTACTGATCCGAACGATATCGAACTCATGGGTAAAATCAGTGACAAGCAGAGAGGAACTCTGGAGAACAGCCCAAAATTACTAAAAATACCTTTCAGCGAAATCCCGGAGACCGTATGGCTGCAATATTTTGAAATATACGTTTCAAAGGATGAAAAGGCGGCAGGCTCATTTATCGAAGACTATTATTCAAAAACAGGACAAGGACACGGCAAATAAAGAAAATGTTTAACAAAAGCGTCCACACCGACGCGGAATAACGCTGGTTTGTTTTTGGCAAAGGTACTTGCCCGCGCGGGTGAGGCACGGTCGTTCCCCTTTCGCTTCGCTCGGAGGGAAGGCGACGTTTCACTAAACGCTGTCAGATTACAACAACCACAGGAGGAAGAATGAAGACGATTATAACAAAGCCCATGAATCGAAGACTGTGGATTCGACGAATCGCGACTGTGCTGTTTATTGGATGTATATTTTCCGTCATTGGCGCGCCGACATTTGCGGCGGACGGTGTGTCAACCGAGGCGGGTCCGGAAGGTCCGGCCCAGACTGCCTATGCCCCGGACACCGGGGTTGGACCGGTGATCATTGTCATTTCAGGGCAGAGTGGCCCCAATTCATATCAGAGTTATGCTGCAGCGCTGGCTAAGCTTGGCTACTACGCGGTTCTCCTCACCGGCAAGG
The sequence above is drawn from the Nitrospirota bacterium genome and encodes:
- a CDS encoding ankyrin repeat domain-containing protein codes for the protein MAGELKRSKAGLRRGTARIIGIIFILIMLAAGLMLGTESTLSLRRDDNGAVTAVNAWRIGGHITLLKRTVRNLREVKMQAVSLTEQEKRSSAYRNTFGMLSVPEQVVLLGDSMLPYPYREDFSLIRAFLGNKAKKAASLLHPLDIRRKVASWVLLAFAVFSIAGMIVKMVTGRDPLANAPRKVKPLPPAVGQAVFICTIVVLIWFFSAGHRVFGPVAANKVRQLFESAKADNAAGIEKAARTGVFPDVRDDQGTTALIVAARMGAAKAAEALLRAGANPDASDLSDNTALLLAVRGSHVDTAMLLLDAGADAGLADMNGRNALHMAAEGGDPAMIRLMLKAGLKVDGADAHGWTPLFFAAASGSADAVTTLLNAGADARKKLPDGRTPVDLVQADPAVSAVLMKAAGR
- a CDS encoding DUF853 family protein, with the translated sequence MAGVIESLCIAKTDHEIGIISRMANRHGLIAGATGTGKTVTLRVLAEQFSSIGIPVFMADIKGDLTGMAMAGGEHPKIRERAAQLNMADMKFEELPVIFWDVFGQKGHPLRTTISEIGPLLLGRILNLNEIQSSLLTMIFKIADDNGLLLLDLKDLRSMVKFVGEQADQFKSEYGNISAASTGAIQRSLLALEEQGGEHLFGEPALNLQDMMQTDSRGRGMVNILSADRLMQSPKLYATFLLWMLSELFEQLPEVGDPPKPVFVFFFDEAHLLFEDIPQALSGKIEQVVRLIRSKGVGVYFITQNPLDIPEDVLGQLGNRVQHALRAFTPKEQKAVRAAAETFRANPDLDVATVIMELGVGEALVSFLDQKGVPGIVERALVCPPRSRLLPLSDAERSVVISSSVLAGHYERLVDRESAYEKLKEKAAEAMPPTASPQTGHEPVSESTKIFQAMARSAAHAIGSQIGRQIIRGVLGSIFGKGKR